TACTTATTCCttggcttttatattgactccctggctgctcttgcagattggacaccagcttatcgccaacattgaggcgatgaacaatgctaggaaggaggccgtccaggcggaggaaggtcgcctggccgaggccgcccgcctcaaggagaagattgcgaagtcgtgagtctccaagaggcgctgcagaaggaggggcagaccttggcagacttgagggccaccttggaggaggagagagaaagcagaggccgaggtctccaagttgaaggcgcagatcccgaccttggtctcggaggcaatggtctgggcagtggaggagttcaaaacctcctccgagatgagggatctgaaggtcgagttcggccaggccgccttcaaCAAGGGCTTTGAactttgccaagagaaggtggtcggaaagttttccaagctggacctcggcttcctggatgaggcgtccgatgacgaagccgggccttctgaagctgctgtcggtcttcctcttgccgagacttcctcgactgccgcggccgaccttccgggggcgctgagctcccccacttctgcctCAGAGGTCTGAAACCTttaattttatattcttttttttttttttgcaatttttcCTCGTTCtgttgtacttaagaactatttaatcaatgaaatcagattctcctttacagagagctcctttgtcttactctgccttctttttcttctcttttgttcttTTGACACTAatttgtgttgtggcgctcttgtcttccaacgacaatGTCCTGTCGAAATTCTTCCCCtatcacaggggattcctctgaagtcgatgatccgggatctcagaagaaaagttcgtcacttgacgaagaaatcaaagaagctggatgacgaattTCACCggttgaggaagagccatttggaagtcactgcagaggctactcgctttcgggacctccacaaaaagggtttcatggactacacccggaggaaggctgacttcgtgacggagcttgagaaactccaaaaacgtgccagcgatcgatcttggactcaggcttccaagatcagctcccttgaagtcgagctggcggctgcacgggagaagatcggtcagttgaaagggagctcgtcctggctcgcaacttaggccgaccatgatcgagactggtcgaagaaattcttcgaccttcagaagcagctgcaggatgccgaggcgaactacaatgcctaccgagtcggctggtgcgggcaaatagacgactaccgaaggaagctcaagatggcgatcgaagaagttgcccgccttcagaggcaattgtctgagagagtccaggccatctctgcacaaggctccgatgagctccgctccttgaggggaaccatggaagaactgttcgTGGCCCTTAGGCagaagaaggccgaactgcagcggctgaagattcagctggcctacgagcaacAGGCGATCAAGGATGCTGAGGCGGAGTCTGAGattttgaggaagaggcttcgggagtcggaggatgaaagtcggcggttccaccagatgtaccaggagatgcttttaagaaagaagaaactgaaagaagaagtcgaaaacttaaagtaatccctgacaatgactagaaccgagagctcgaagtcggaagaagccgagcttccttagagcttcttttatcttttgttcttccatgcattcttttcttttcttgtcgtttttcttttttggccttcaaaggctttgtaatgcacactttactgatgaaatgaaaaagaattttttcattaccttgtctattcttgttttgagttgttgtttaccgaacttctttcgtcttttgtcttgttcgatgttgacgttgtttgaaggcTCCTGATCGTCGCCGTGTTAATTTGCCATTTTTTGTTTATGACCgaagatcttttcgaggccactcgagtttgacgcttcctcccggtgctcgagcttggggtccgaacttctcgttaccttgaagaagtcgattttctcctgccagtgtcGGGTTCCcttttagagactgagggtttttgacaaggatctccttcctcgttgagacgagattccttgtgtctttgatgtagtttgttttttccttatcaccgacgtagctcatcgcttttcccttttctctttcctctttttttttgtgttcgagtgagggttttttctcttctcttaacggggttgtaggggtgtagaggagccgttgaagaGACTTCctccctcatccggtcttgaccgatcaggtcttcatttgtgttaggacaaggttctcctcctgttcctgacatagtcaatttcagctcatgtttggactgcgggggcacataagggccgttgcaagggcctctctcctcatccggtctctaaataatcgggccttcgactttgctcatgttaggacgaggttcacctcctgttcctaacagggctgtgggggcgcataagagccgttgcaagggcctctccccccatccggtctctaaataatcggaccttcgactttgctcatgttaggacgaggttcttctcctattcctaacatggctgtgggggcatataagggccgttgcaaggacctctccccccatccggtctctaaataaccggaccttcgactttgctcatgttaggacgaggttctcctcccgttcctaacatggctgtgggggcacataagagccgttgcaagggcctctccccccatccgatctctaaataatcgggctttcgactttgctcatgttaggacgaggttctcctgttccgaacatggctgtgggagcacataaggaccgttgcaagggcctccccccatccggtctctaaataactggactttcgactttgctcatgttaggacgaggttctcctcttgttcctaacatggttgtgggggcatgtaagggccgttgcaagggcctctccctcatctggtctctaaataaccgggccttcgttcgtgtcaggacgagattttcctcctgttcctgacatgcttaatttcgattgtctgaaggagctacttcctgtcgttacaagctcatgccaaaagaaaagatatgcgaatatgaaagaaacttttatttaagacaaagttattgataatatattcgtagatttttcgaatcccatagtcgaggaaggtctgctccccgtcggggtcctccagagatggtgttgatgatcccgattggaggccgatcttcaggctgttcctccctctttggcggctccgattgtggtagggccctcggtcgatcttccctaccttcaggccggcgtcgaatgaatctgtcgagccgacctcatttaATGAGCTCGATCTCATtccggagctgaatacactcctccgtgtcgtggccgtggtcacgatgatagaggcataacttgttaggattgcgcttctcggggtgtgtgcgcatcctttccggccttcgcagctgctccctgacctccatcagcacttgagcttttggagcattgagggggcgtagctgtggaatcttcctaagGGAGAGCTTCGTCGAACCCTGcgatccgggctcctctgcctacgagctcgggggggagttcggacacgtttgtgtccggggggagttcgagaacatggtcgagcttcactcgtctctttttcagctgcgggcttgctggagtcacccgtctGGTGCTCCTTCGCGACCTCCTcgtctttcatcttgaaggcttcctctgctcaggcatatccttcggctcgagccagcaaatcagcgaagtccctgggatacttctttttcagggagaatagaagatcattcttttgaagaccgctcttaaagacggccattgcaactgattggtccagatTCCGGATCTCCAATGCGGCTGCGTTAAAACGGTTggcgtaagttcggatggattctccctctttttgcttgatgttgatgagggactccgaatctcttcggagatgccggctgctaacgaaatgagccacaaactggtggctcatctgatcaaaggagaagatggtatccggcttcagtgccgagtaccaatttcttgctgctcccttcaaggtggatgggaaagctcagcacaggatggtgtctgacgcgccatggagcagcatcattgtttggaaggcctccaggtggtccaccgaatccgaggtcccgtcgtagctcttgaagttcggcgggattgatttctgcataatcatttgagagaaaggagggtcagtacatatgtcctcaccgtaagcagtgagagcatgacggagctcttcgatccgtcggtttatctcctggaatctttgatccaggaggtcctctcgactgcgagtctcgagggtcttctggtagaacggaggtagggaccctccgagggtggaatcgtgatcagacggagggctctccgccttctgcttcccctttccggagaagacagggcgactggcccaagtagcCCGTCCGGTCgccagattctggaactccgacgatgctctttccagccgcactgatgcctgcggctgttgcggctgctgctgcatggcctgcactgcttcggtgaggctcctaacctgctgaaccagcaagtcgaactgctccataccaattgccattgttggaggaggagcctggaaaactggaaaCGAGGCCAGAGCTTGCaggtctcgctgagatctggccgcgaaggccgtggatcgcctggtggatgcctttcggggaggcatcaggtggagatttggcaggagaagaaggagaaaatgtcgAAGAAAATGATCGAAGACAATCCCACTGAGTATTCCTTTAAGAagaagggtactgcaaagacacagggatccttcctctagcgtcaattctgttggtgcagaattccgccgacgtcggagaagctggagtcgaggagatcgcatccgccgctgggacctgcaagagaagtctaaaccggagttgggggtgctccggcaagaccctccgacgcttaagtcagtactctgcctcaacagaaatggagcactcaaatggaattttagcagagtttcgagatagagttttgagcttagggAAGAACATATttgggggtctcctttttatagatggagagcgtaactgattgacagcgacgtctgtaaccgcctggtagtgagcCGTTTggagccatgcggagtttgttacgaagagtagtggcgtcagggggccgttcagggccacgtggagtttgttatggagagtggagtggtgtctgttgtcgcgacttgccagagagtagtggggccgcgtggaatctgttacagagagtggagtagggtagtggccattgttgcaacttgccagagagttcgggccggacggctgaagctcggctggggcgTCTGacggagcggaatagctctctgtctctgtaatctaagagaagctcggatgttttcgaggttgctgacgaatccactgttgtcgggtgccttgggtgctgatgctgcaggcggaagtcatctgctgtagaagctcagacggagactttctgttggagaaatccgataagagtccgattgctagaggagtccgtctgaagtttgcctgatgtagaagctcgtctgaggactgtccgtcggagagatccgatttcatgaggaatccggcagagggtcgaccgatagtggggttcggatggcgttgtggaggttcgtccgctggaggagtcttgaggatactgttgaaggtcgaacattggaggagttcgggattcaattctgttgtagaagttcggacggagtccaactctcgtaggagtctggatgaagttcgcttattgtagaagcttggccgAATATcaattgtcgtggaagctcggatggagatttcttattgtagaagctcggagtagagacccggttggtggagcctgtcccgttgtagaagttcgtctgtgatccatccactgtagaagttcggctgggatccgactcttgtaggagctcggatgaaattcggaaggcggtcgaccgtcgtagaaacttggatggaatctggttactgtagaaatcctgctgttggagaagctcggacattgacgaagtccggaagaagttcggagtaaagtcatcgtggccggaagaagtctggaagagattcggagaatagtcgatcactgtagaaaatcagctgatagtgaagctcggaaagtgcttggagcagcccggtagatgaatggaggagctcattatcggagaagtccgaatggtattatggaagctcggacggtcgggggagttcgaaaagatgccacacaagattggaagctggaagagccctggaagggtcggctttttacgaacttcggctgggattattttatacccaacaatacgcAAGGTATTGTTGAAAGGCCTCTTAACTGTTTATTGGTCGATGGTTGGAATACAAGTAATTTACCTAAACTAATTAGTGAAGAGCTTTGAGATTGTGTTGATTTCATTGAATGATTCAAACTATGAATCTACCTTTTGTTTTAAAcggaagaaaggaagggaggcccGCCCGCACATATTATTGCCTGGGTGcagatttttagatgcaactatCTAGAATTTAACGTAATTTTGTAGTTTGGCTTGTATATGATCGATATTTTTGGGTATGATAAGAGGAAAGAAGGACCATCGGGGATTGAGGTTAACTTGGATGTCCTATGAtttaatggatttgaatttgTCAGTTAGGGCTTGAATGTAGGAATCTTgtcaattatattaaaaaaaaaaaaagatcttttgTGTGGTCAGGAACTGATTTAGACTAAATTAAGGATAGAAAGATTTgaagttaaaaataattaaagaaatataaataaataaatttgtgATACAAAATTCGAGAATCGGTTCATCTCCATGAGTAACATGCCTACACCACAATCagagaaagggagggagggaTAGGTAGGAGAGAGATCATAATGATGAAAATCGGTCATTTTACTAATTCTTGAAAAATCAAGAAGGGAGAAAGGGAGGGAGGGATGGGTAGAGAGATGATAATGATGATAAAaaattggtcattttactaaTCTTGTCATATGACTGTTGACAGTGTGAGCTAAAGTTACATAGAATCTAAAGAGATATGCTGCAAATTAGTTGAAAATGCACTGCATTGTTAGGCATTATGCATGTATCTCTTTAGTCTAAGTGAACTTTGTAAATTTGCATATATGCATGACTAAAATCTAGATAGGTATGCTGCAGACTATACTTAAAAAACTGCAtagaatctatatatatatatatatatatatatatatatatatatatatatatatatatatatatataataactgGACAGAGGAACGAGCTTTAGGGTTGACATTTGACTAGCAAAGCGACGATCCTTCCAAG
The sequence above is a segment of the Elaeis guineensis isolate ETL-2024a chromosome 7, EG11, whole genome shotgun sequence genome. Coding sequences within it:
- the LOC140859078 gene encoding uncharacterized protein; its protein translation is MVWAVEEFKTSSEMRDLKVEFGQAAFNKGFELCQEKVVGKFSKLDLGFLDEASDDEAGPSEAAVGLPLAETSSTAAADLPGALSSPTSASEGIPLKSMIRDLRRKVRHLTKKSKKLDDEFHRLRKSHLEVTAEATRFRDLHKKGFMDYTRRKADFVTELEKLQKRASDRSWTQASKISSLEVELAAAREKIGQLKGSSSWLAT